AATAACCTGCGCTAGAGCCATAGTAACCACTATTcaactattaaaaatatttacatggGAAAGATATATATGatgaagaaataaaattttattttttttgcaaaataactAAACGACTTACTAGAGTAGTATACAAGTAGTTTTGACAAATCAGGAAAAATTGTACGGTTTGATATCCACCATGCATCTTTTTTAGGGTTTCTTATTAAATAGTTTTCCATTTTCGTATTTGAAAGAACAGACAGATAAGTTAAATCTGAAAATCAATAGGGTGGTATATAACTATATTCACTTTGCTGAATCTggtattaattaataaagtgtGGTACAGTATTTCCcgcaaaaaatattctttaaatattgtgtacatatttttaaaaacaaaaataagcaTTATTATGTTAGATAAAAGTATTAGGAAGTTAACCCACATGctataataaaagtataaaacattattactTATTAGGTAGTGCTATGTAGGCTATGGGTCAATTTTTTACCATGATGTCTTCGCAACAGCCAAGATTCAATTGGGCTTTCTTTAAGTATTTCTTCAGCTTTTCttctgtttatattttcaaaaacccACCTAAtaagaaataatttttgtgtttagaatgttttgtatttgattTAGAGTTATTGAACTTACTTTTGGCAGCCTAAGACATATTGAATCTTTGCAACATGACTTTCAGAAAATAAACCCTGTTTGTTACAGGTGAGTGATCTACCAGACATCCATGAACTGTCtttgctgtttaaaacacaatattacaTAAATTAGAACTTCAAACTTGTTATTAATAGGATTTCATTAAGCACttcaaaacataaaagtgaaataaaacaataaactaaaacaattataattttgtatCAACCATAATATACAGGTTTATGCAACTTATCAGAGGTTATTGCTGGTTAAGACAaactaaagtttaattttagagTAAGGTACCGATAGtctttatatataaatctaacaataccgttttttttttaggttaaaagCATACCATTTTTGAGTTActgtcatttatattttagtttatgaGATCACTGATGCTTCTCACATAAGTGTCCCAATCTTTGCAAtatgaaacaatatattactGATTTTGTTTTGGTGATATGTCAATAAAACAAAGGAGCTGTTTTATATCTGGTAATCTATTTTTgatgcaataaaaatattttattactgcATCTTTCTATCTATTACTGCAAGTCTATCATTGCATCTGGAAATTAATCATAACaaatttttgtcatttttatggtagtgcaaaaaaaataattctttgcaACCACATTTTCCATTATGATAGATAGCCTTGGTAGTAGGTACATAATCACACCAGAAGCACCAATGATGTCATCTAGTTTAATATGATGAAAGTGATCTGATTTTAAATGGAAACGGAATTGTAGAATTTAAAAGGAATTGCAGACAAATTGCCCAAAATTTGTGTAATTTAGAAGTAGCAATTTTCATATAGTTGTTACTCACGACTGTTCTTTACAATAAAGCAACTCTCCCCTTGAAAAAGAAAGCtgattgttgtttgttgcATTGTAAGTATTGATTGCATACCACAGAGTACCAGTAAACCATATAAAGTCCATGTCTATTgtcaatatattaaattaatgttatttatcctaaaaaacttatttatcctagaaTGGCGGCACAAGAACAGTCATAAGAACACAGCTGTCCTTATTCTTGTCGAGTAcgaattaaaaagtttgtaacATTTCTTAGCTTAGATTTCAACACCCTTACTCATAATACCTTTAGTTTCTAAAGTTGCCACAGAATTGTCTTCTGTAATAGCCACCATCGATGTATTTTGACTTTCCTCCTCAGAATTGACCATTATAGAAGCTTTGGGAATCATCTGCAGCTTAGTGTTAGCATCAGAAAGCATTTTATTAATGCTTTCAGTGTTGAGCCCAAAATctgctttaaataaacttgCATTTAACCCCAAATACAAAAGAAAGATTGgtccttttatttttatgtatccaaatacaaatttatatcTATACTGAATTACACAAGTTAAACTATCTGTATTctctttttaacaaaaaacaaacactacTGATTCCCTTGAAACTGATAATCCTTTTATTGGTATAAATtgtttgtgaatgaatgtaatttttgtttgtaaactcACAATTGTCATCTACAGAAGATTTAGCTGGTATTTCTTCATACTCTGAATCATTTGTAGATGTATTTGCGATGTTGACATATTCAGCATTATCAGAAGCATGTTTTAGGTGTTTTCTTGGATTCAGTGTTTCTTCTGTTGGTTTTACTTCTGCCACATTACAGTGACATTATTTTGGTATACCAATTATgtcaatatattaaactaaccCTTTTTTACTTTCAAGCTGTGTATGTATCTTGCTCTCTCATCCTCAGATTTTTCACCAAAATTTTGCAAGTAATCGAAATTATGTTTAGTAACgaattttaaatcttcaaaGAAACTCTTAATATAAACAGATGGTAATTACAAAGTGAAAGaggtttattcttttattacCTTGATGAATGCAAATGTTGGCCTTTTGCTGTCAATTTCTTCCCAACACCTTAACATTAATTCATAACAACAAGCAGGATAAGGTTGTATAGAATATTTTGCCTCGTATTGTGGCATTCTATatccaaattttaatttttgtataactTTATTGCTTTTGGTGCCTGCAAAACACGATATTTTAgattgtaaaaattattggGTAATTGTAAATTGAATTACCATAATTTATGTATACAAGAAGAGGCAAGGCACCAGTAAGGGATTATGCCTATGCCTATACTAAATATATAGAATCTCCACCGGaataacagttataaatatgaGGTATTATACTTACTAAAGTAAGCCTACACATCAAGTTAAGAGTGATTGGGCATGTATGGTGTataatgaaaaatgttttgtactAATATCCGATCAAGTGCCTTAAAAACAGTATAAGGGAGCATATGTGCCCAATAATACTTGTAAATGTAAGTACTTAACTTAAGCCACTTTACTCTGTTACAGTTTTAGAAGCCAGAACATAAGATATCATATCAATAGACTGTTACCTGGATATGGCTTTTTCCCTTTGGTAAAAAGTTCCATCATTAAAACACCAAAACTCCAAACATCACTTTTTTCAGTAAAAGTGTTGAAGACTAATGCCTCCAATGCAGTCCATTTTATTGGAAACTTTCCTGTCGATATTGACAGTGTATTGGAGATTAGCTGCTAATATGTTagcaataaaaacagttattttgTATCAATTATTCACCGACCTGCTTCAAGTTACTGTAACCTAAATGTGACTTGAATAACATCTGTTTATTCCAACTCTATCATTGAAATTACGTTCAACCACACTGTTAAGcgaattttcaaaacaacacaaacaaacaagATAGCACAAATTTAATGAAAGAGAAATGTTGGCTATTacttgtttaatgtttaaaacacatttaaaaagcaCCACACTTGATCAAATAACCATGAGTTTCATGAAAAATGTACTCAATgagacaaatatttttcagtaGGGGAATATGaattcaaacaaacaaacctttaACTGCTTTATATTCTCCAGTAGGTGCATAACAAGCCAATCCAAAGTCTgcaactttataaatatatgtagtGTAATAAATACTTTCTTCTACTAATACATTGTCTGCACGTAAATCTCTGTGAATGATTTTCATTTCATCAAGATGTATCATTGCTGAGGCAATCTGAAGAAAAAACACTATTTCAAAAAAGGAATATGCTCTtaacaatgtattaaaactttgTGCTAAAGCTTACTGTAAGTATCACAAACTGCTTTATACACAATTATACgcttaattaaaaacaaaacaaacaagtaaCCAAGAAAGCGGTTTTTAGTTGCCATTGATTACTGTAAAGCAGTAGGTAAAgtgcatttatacatgtattgtAACTCATACAGACTTGTGATGTATGAGGATTGAACAGGAACAACCgttcaacaaaaaaagaatctatatgaccactaacagGCTCAATTACCTGGATTGCAACATCAAACAGTTGTGGCATACTGTATTCCTTTCCTTCACCATTTTGTAAAAACCCTTTAAGACTTCCCTTATTGATGAACTCCATAACAATACATATTGGTGAAGACAAAATctgcacattatatttaataagaCACTGGTTTGTTAGATGAAGTTATCAATTGGTTTGCATACCACCCCAAtaatgttcaaaatattttcatggtTTAACATTTTCATGATCTTTGCTTCATCCAAGAAAGCTTCGGAAGTCATTGAGTTTCGCTTACATTTCTTAACAGCAACTAAACTGCCTTGGTATTTACCTGTGTTAATatacatgaaatattttatttttacaatacattGAACTAGTAATCAGATTAATTTGTATGGAAAAACCGTCGTTTTTTGCAGGAACAAATAGCTCCGATCCCATAGAATGATAGTACACAAATCCATACGACGTATGGTGCGAAAACTACTAATTCTAAACGAACAGTAACCTTTAGATAACAATGTGAAGCATTTTCTGTAAAATGTCTCACAGACTCAAAAATGATTTTcacaaacattatttttacataattgtTAATTTGCTTTAAGAGATGGTGTCATTAATTAGAATATCAAATCCTGTTATGAGATTCAAATCTAAAGGGATTCAAATTTAAAGgattctgtattttttattcctaGACCAATCGCTTTGTCTGAATGAAACAGATTCTTGTAATTAAAATGACTCTTTTTACggattgttaaataaataaacagattACTGTTTAATTAAGATTTTAAATACCATTTAAGTTCGGCAACTGCAGAGACAAAACaatctaattaaaaaatatatattattttaatacctTTGTACACATCTGCAAAATTACCActtccaatttttttgtttaaggtAACATCATCTTTGTCAAGTTTTATAGCTTCCAAGTTTACTCCCAACTCTggaaaaaaagtgtttttgcGATGCTGTGTatcactttatatttaaatcctTTTCTTCAACAAGaatatagtaaacaaatcTGTTAAATTCAAACCTTTAAAATTTACTGGTTTTACTTCTAAAGAGCAATGTTTTGAATCAGATACGGGTAAGTAAGAATAATTTGGTTCCGGTAAATCCTCATAAATATCCGATAAAGTATTTAGAGATTCATAAAGAAGTAAATCCTGGTACTCAGTTTCACTTGCAGAGAAAGGTGGCATTCGCAACAANNNNNNNNNNNNNNNNNNNNNNNNNNNNNNNNNNNNNNNNNNNNNNNNNNTTGATAATtgcatttttgttgttatgtttttgagaaacaaataacaatgctCATATCATACATGGCAAAGCCTAGGTTTTATGAACAAATGTTCATTTAACCTTACCTAAATATCAGTTCTTTTAGTATTCCACCTAAGAGACTTAGTTGTAACTTACTGTATTCTCCCGTGGCCCGAATACT
The DNA window shown above is from Ciona intestinalis chromosome 3, KH, whole genome shotgun sequence and carries:
- the LOC113474090 gene encoding tyrosine-protein kinase Fyn-like; the protein is MPPFSASETEYQDLLLYESLNTLSDIYEDLPEPNYSYLPVSDSKHCSLEVKPVNFKELGVNLEAIKLDKDDVTLNKKIGSGNFADVYKGKYQGSLVAVKKCKRNSMTSEAFLDEAKIMKMLNHENILNIIGVILSSPICIVMEFINKGSLKGFLQNGEGKEYSMPQLFDVAIQIASAMIHLDEMKIIHRDLRADNVLVEESIYYTTYIYKVADFGLACYAPTGEYKAVKGKFPIKWTALEALVFNTFTEKSDVWSFGVLMMELFTKGKKPYPGTKSNKVIQKLKFGYRMPQYEAKYSIQPYPACCYELMLRCWEEIDSKRPTFAFIKSFFEDLKFVTKHNFDYLQNFGEKSEDERARYIHSLKVKKEVKPTEETLNPRKHLKHASDNAEYVNIANTSTNDSEYEEIPAKSSVDDNYFGLNTESINKMLSDANTKLQMIPKASIMVNSEEESQNTSMVAITEDNSVATLETKGIMSKGVEI